One genomic window of Cygnus atratus isolate AKBS03 ecotype Queensland, Australia chromosome 16, CAtr_DNAZoo_HiC_assembly, whole genome shotgun sequence includes the following:
- the ZHX3 gene encoding zinc fingers and homeoboxes protein 3 produces MASKRKSTTPCMIPVKTLVLQETELEAAEDDREGTQQDAPAEGPAASDAGASNSGALSNGHRSIAEGDTFVCKYCDFGSQDVHHFFAHLDSEHLDFSKDPAFVCVACNFLAKSHEGLSQHNAESHAGEMSFVWRLVKQDNRTAVEQSLCDAASSHDLPGEVPEEVVDGQSEIIITKTPIMKIMKGKPEAKKIHTLKENVSGQLGGESETKDGEPSFTNGPVPVSQPTASSTKSSHVVNGSILGNVPVLPAGVAQLVSLQQQPPLHQQLPTSKSLPKVMIPLSSIPTYNAAMDSNSFLKNSFHKFPYPTKAELCYLTVVTKYPEEQLKIWFTAQRLKQGISWSPEEIEDARKKMFNTVIQSVPQPTITVLNTPLVANPGSVPHLIQATLPGHVVGQPEGTGGLLVTQPIMANGLKGTSSSFTLAVTTVPKPQPAAQHSTVSSGNASAVKVVNAAPSVLTACPAISSQTFLDPNVYKNKKSHEQLSALKGSFCRNQFPGQAEVERLTKITGLSTKEIRKWFSDRRYHYRNMRGGRAIFPGDSALDSLPEIPFDVPPKGAELTSTAAATPVTHHPTRRQAWHQTPDFTPTKYKERAPEQLKALESSFAQNPLPPDEEVNRLRSETKMTRREIDSWFSERRKKKVAEENKKAEEAVQQEEEEAENGCGEGEDSSDDLRALSENGSLDASTNNPNSAERKVSPIKINLKNLRVTESNGKSEAPGIATSEKGDSGSSRPPTPPKTKLNFKKTAQQRHLLKQMFVQTQRPTNQEYDAIVSQTGLPRAEVIRWFGDSRYGYKNGQLKWYENYRRGIFPPGLVEVSPAGREVLEDYYKQHKALQEDDVPSLCERAQLSAQQVKVWFALKAEEETRGASEDAFSSTSDQTGSQKGPYDACSEVSENSEPWEPGGPEGGAEPPGAPVQPPAAQLETD; encoded by the exons ATGGCTAGCAAGAGAAAATCCACGACTCCCTGCATGATACCAGTAAAAACTCTGGTGCTTCAGGAGActgagctggaggctgcagaaGACGATCGTGAAGGAACACAACAAGATGCTCCCGCAGAAGGGCCGGCAGCCAGTGATGCTGGTGCCAGCAACAGTGGAGCCTTGTCTAACGGGCACCGCAGCATTGCTGAGGGCGATACTTTTGTCTGCAAGTATTGTGACTTCGGATCTCAAGACGTTCACCATTTCTTTGCGCACCTGGACTCTGAGCacttggacttcagcaaagacCCCGCGTTTGTGTGCGTTGCGTGCAACTTCCTGGCGAAGAGCCACGAAGGGCTCTCGCAGCACAACGCAGAGTCGCATGCTGGCGAGATGAGCTTCGTCTGGAGGCTGGTGAAGCAGGACAATCGAACGGCTGTGGAGCAAAGTCTTTGtgatgctgccagcagccacgACCTTCCGGGAGAGGTCCCCGAGGAAGTAGTGGATGGTCAATCTGAAATTATCATCACCAAAACCCCCATCATGAAGATAATGAAAGGCAAACCAGAGGCCAAAAAAATCCACACGCTGAAGGAGAATGTGTCCGGTCAGTTGGGCGGAGAGTCGGAGACAAAAGACGGAGAGCCTTCCTTCACAAACGGGCCTGTGCCGGTCAGCCAGCCCACCGCGAGTTCGACAAAATCATCTCATGTAGTGAACGGCTCCATCCTCGGAAACGTGCCCGTTCTGCCAGCGGGTGTTGCCCAACTTgtttcactgcagcagcaaCCACCCTTGCACCAGCAGCTACCTACATCCAAGTCCCTTCCCAAGGTGATGATCCCCCTGAGCAGCATTCCCACATACAACGCAGCCATGGACTCCAACAGCTTCCTGAAAAACTCTTTCCACAAGTTCCCCTACCCCACAAAAGCTGAGCTCTGCTACCTGACCGTGGTGACCAAGTACCcagaagagcagctgaagaTCTGGTTTACGGCCCAGCGGTTGAAGCAGGGCATCAGCTGGTCGCCGGAGGAGATAGAAGACGCCAGGAAGAAGATGTTTAACACGGTCATTCAGTCCGTGCCGCAGCCCACCATTACTGTGTTGAACACGCCGCTGGTTGCGAACCCCGGCAGCGTCCCGCATCTCATCCAGGCCACTTTGCCGGGCCACGTGGTGGGGCAGCCGGAGGGCACGGGGGGACTGCTGGTCACACAGCCCATAATGGCCAACGGCTTGAAAGGCACCAGCTCCTCCTTCACCCTGGCGGTGACGACAGTTCCCAAGCCCCAGCCGgcggcacagcacagcacggTGAGCTCCGGCAATGCCTCGGCCGTGAAGGTGGTGAACGCGGCCCCGTCAGTGCTCACTGCCTGCCCCGCCATATCCTCGCAAACCTTCCTGGACCCCAACGTCTACAAGAACAAGAAGTCCCACGAGCAGCTGTCTGCCTTGAAAGGCAGCTTCTGCAGGAATCAGTTCCCCGGCCAGGCTGAAGTCGAGCGGCTGACCAAGATAACTGGGCTGTCCACCAAGGAGATTCGCAAATGGTTTAGTGACAGGAGATACCATTACAGGAACATGCGAGGCGGCAGAGCCATCTTTCCCGGAGACAGTGCTCTCGATTCTCTGCCCGAAATACCCTTCGACGTGCCGCCCAAGGGAGCGGAGCTGACGTCTACAGCTGCGGCCACGCCTGTCACCCACCACCCGACGCGGCGGCAGGCCTGGCACCAGACGCCCGACTTCACGCCCACCAAGTACAAGGAGCGCGCGCCCGAGCAGCTCAAGGCCCTGGAGAGCAGTTTTGCACAGAATCCTCTTCCTCCAGATGAAGAAGTGAATCGCTTGAGGAGCGAGACGAAGATGACACGGAGGGAGATCGACAGCTGGTTCTcggagaggaggaagaagaaggtggcagaagagaacaaaaaagcGGAGGAGGCAGttcagcaggaggaagaggaggctgaaaacggctgtggggaaggagaagactCCTCAGATGACCTGAGGGCCTTGAGCGAAAACGGCTCTCTCGATGCCTCTACCAACAACCCAAACTCGGCAGAGCGGAAAGTGAGCCCCATCAAAATCAACCTGAAGAACCTCCGGGTGACAGAGTCCAATGGCAAGAGCGAAGCGCCAGGCATCGCCACAAGCGAGAAGGGGGACAGCGGCTCCAGCCGGCCGCCCACCCCTCCGAAAACCAAACTGAACTTCAAAAAAACCGCCCAGCAGCGGCACTTGCTTAAGCAAATGTTCGTGCAGACGCAGCGGCCGACGAACCAGGAGTACGACGCCATCGTGTCCCAGACGGGCTTGCCGCGGGCTGAGGTCATTCGCTGGTTTGGAGACAGTCGGTACGGCTACAAGAACGGGCAGCTGAAGTGGTATGAGAACTACCGGCGCGGCATCTTCCCCCCGGGCCTGGTGGAGGTGAGCCCGGCCggcagggaggtgctggaggacTACTACAAGCAGCACAAGGCGCTGCAGGAGGACGACGTGCCGAGCCTCTGCGAGCGCGCCCAGCTCAGCGCCCAGCAGGTGAAGGTGTGGTTTGCGCTGAAGGCGGAGGAGGAGACCAGGGGCGCCTCCGAGGATGCCTTCTCCAGCACCAGCGACCAAACGGGAAGCCAGAAGGGGCCGTACGACGCCTGCTCAGAGGTGTCGGAGAACAGCGAGCCCTGGGAGCCAGGCGGCCCTGagggtggtgctgagccccccggtgcccccgtGCAGCCGCCCGCCGCGCAGCTCG aaacagacTGA